One genomic segment of uncultured Desulfobacter sp. includes these proteins:
- a CDS encoding transposase, with translation MSLAQNASKNIVDRLTWHTANRDQTGIAKDLAEGKDIPEVYGLGEAGLFDEFFYFLDHFEFTNLLMELEPKSKQRNSPVPFMRIIFIYMMRIVAGLHFFWHTDSVILRSQALMRLVGFNGREIKEGTCNRGKKKSSCDEKAPIPIRGPVSCDFIKNTMASIVAPTLEKMFNRGISILAAHKFFPKKIHALLDASEIESTEKCNGCGKVTKEKPPELKLRKKRIRKVLETVFGFKIWVVWDPNSRLPLAMRFATIEVHDITFAQEVVQQAIDNLGEHAKITSLAIDRGFTDGIFLWWLNSKTITFFIPAKSSLNVYDDALSLIGTGHSEIKNEIRTVGAGKNKTTVTDHWDVEGLEGLTSAEFYGPQGSGSHQNSKGFVANPINAVVVKDDPFKANNPSSKTLIILTNGPVDKPLVVYDAYDARSEIENALFREAKQAWFIERPPINTKSGFIVHVYLTIFVMALTTAFRDWIDQQDKLEKKGQDTGIRKFRQKVKEENGNKLIIFDKDRYAIFDAYEVFILCGRNVLRPTGTPETITPQDILTKYGVQLE, from the coding sequence ATGAGTTTAGCCCAAAATGCATCAAAAAATATAGTAGACCGCTTGACCTGGCATACAGCAAACAGGGACCAAACAGGCATCGCCAAAGATCTTGCCGAAGGTAAAGATATCCCTGAAGTATATGGCCTTGGGGAAGCTGGATTATTCGATGAGTTTTTTTATTTTCTTGATCATTTCGAATTTACCAACCTGCTCATGGAACTTGAACCAAAATCAAAACAAAGAAACAGTCCGGTCCCATTCATGCGTATCATTTTTATTTATATGATGCGTATTGTGGCTGGCCTTCATTTTTTTTGGCACACAGACTCTGTTATTCTTCGAAGTCAGGCCTTAATGCGTCTTGTCGGCTTTAACGGCAGGGAGATAAAAGAAGGGACTTGCAATAGGGGTAAGAAAAAATCCTCTTGCGATGAAAAAGCGCCCATTCCAATCCGAGGACCGGTATCTTGTGATTTCATAAAAAATACAATGGCATCAATTGTTGCACCAACCCTGGAAAAAATGTTTAACAGGGGAATATCGATTTTAGCGGCACATAAGTTTTTTCCAAAAAAAATTCATGCTCTGCTTGATGCTTCCGAGATTGAATCAACAGAAAAATGTAACGGCTGTGGCAAAGTAACCAAAGAAAAACCGCCCGAACTCAAACTTCGTAAAAAGCGCATTCGAAAAGTTCTGGAAACTGTTTTTGGATTTAAAATATGGGTGGTTTGGGATCCAAACAGCCGCCTTCCTTTAGCCATGCGTTTTGCTACAATTGAGGTTCATGACATAACTTTTGCTCAGGAAGTGGTTCAGCAGGCAATTGACAATCTGGGGGAACATGCCAAAATCACTTCCCTTGCCATTGACCGTGGGTTCACGGACGGCATTTTTTTATGGTGGCTCAACAGTAAAACCATCACCTTTTTTATTCCTGCTAAATCCAGTTTGAATGTTTATGACGATGCCCTGTCTTTAATTGGTACAGGCCATTCGGAAATTAAAAACGAAATACGCACTGTGGGTGCCGGTAAAAACAAGACAACGGTTACAGATCATTGGGATGTTGAAGGTCTGGAAGGGTTAACGTCAGCAGAATTCTACGGACCACAGGGCAGCGGCAGCCATCAAAACTCCAAAGGCTTTGTCGCCAATCCCATCAATGCTGTTGTGGTTAAGGATGATCCTTTTAAGGCTAATAATCCCAGTTCCAAAACCCTGATTATTCTTACAAATGGACCTGTTGACAAGCCCTTGGTGGTTTATGACGCATACGACGCCCGCAGTGAAATTGAAAACGCCTTATTTAGAGAGGCCAAGCAGGCCTGGTTCATAGAAAGGCCACCTATAAATACGAAATCCGGTTTTATCGTTCATGTGTATCTCACCATTTTTGTCATGGCACTGACAACGGCTTTCAGGGATTGGATAGACCAACAGGATAAATTGGAGAAAAAAGGTCAAGACACCGGAATCAGGAAGTTCAGACAAAAAGTTAAAGAAGAAAATGGAAACAAGCTGATTATATTTGATAAGGATCGGTATGCAATATTTGATGCGTATGAAGTTTTCATTCTATGTGGCAGGAATGTACTCCGGCCAACCGGCACACCAGAAACGATCACCCCTCAAGACATATTAACAAAATATGGTGTACAACTGGAATAA
- a CDS encoding GAF domain-containing protein: MQTHELHYETITRLTTAISHSKDPEEVAMITAESVKIAFNAKGCCVFLVNRDTGELGLVGSSGLSQEYLEKGPTYFKQAIKEAKDAVPIAIYDVMDDPRIEYPEEAKKEGISSLLGVPIISHNKIIGALRVYTAEPWEFSQEDVTVIQAVALICGMAMDMCRMYKGFKTSIEVLKKMRDSSSFNVDTGYLL, translated from the coding sequence ATGCAGACCCACGAACTTCATTACGAAACCATTACCCGTTTGACCACTGCGATTTCCCACAGCAAAGATCCTGAGGAAGTTGCCATGATTACTGCCGAAAGTGTGAAAATTGCGTTCAATGCCAAGGGCTGCTGTGTTTTTCTGGTCAATAGAGACACAGGAGAGCTTGGCCTGGTAGGATCTTCCGGTCTGAGCCAGGAATATCTTGAAAAAGGGCCGACTTATTTTAAACAGGCAATTAAAGAAGCCAAGGATGCAGTTCCCATTGCTATTTATGATGTCATGGATGATCCTCGGATTGAGTATCCTGAAGAAGCTAAAAAAGAAGGGATTTCCTCGTTGCTGGGTGTGCCCATTATCAGTCATAATAAAATTATCGGCGCATTGCGGGTTTACACTGCCGAACCATGGGAATTTTCACAAGAAGATGTCACCGTGATCCAGGCGGTTGCCCTGATCTGTGGTATGGCCATGGATATGTGCCGGATGTACAAAGGGTTTAAAACCAGCATTGAAGTATTGAAAAAAATGAGGGATTCGTCAAGTTTCAACGTCGACACTGGATATTTGCTATAA
- a CDS encoding glycosyltransferase family 2 protein, which translates to MVTSKKIIKNKKKIAALACILAVVAAVCLHGVGGSSATQFLKGEAWGNILLALFAGFSCLALAELAWRIILVLRYKPIKGISDDQLPTCTIVVPAYNEGRQVFDTLKSLAASNYPKEKIQLVAVDDGSVDDTWEWIKQAKRTLSLPVLTIRQPRNQGKRQALYDGFKKSTGTVLVTVDSDSMVEPDTLRNLVTPLALNPIVGAVAGNVRVLNQAQGIIPRMVDIVFVFSFDFMRASQSMFRTVTCTPGALSAYRKSAVMSVLEKWRNQTFLGRPANIGEDRAMTNMILRQGYDVVFQQNAMVFTEVPVAYSQLCKMYLRWARSNVRETIGMTAFIFTRFRRGSMLGARINLISDVLKLTVAQIFFLISWGLILWHPAIFGSKTIIGIVLGSSLSGTIYAWKFGKISSILAFVYGFFFFIALTWIKPYALITPHHSRWLTRACPKVNPDTDLHHQLSARQLT; encoded by the coding sequence ATGGTAACGTCCAAAAAAATAATCAAAAATAAAAAAAAGATTGCAGCCCTGGCCTGTATCTTGGCAGTTGTGGCAGCGGTCTGTCTGCATGGCGTCGGCGGTTCATCTGCCACCCAATTTCTTAAAGGGGAGGCCTGGGGGAATATTTTGCTTGCCTTATTTGCCGGCTTTTCATGCCTCGCCCTGGCAGAATTGGCATGGAGAATCATCCTGGTACTGAGATACAAGCCAATTAAGGGTATTTCCGATGATCAGCTACCGACCTGCACAATCGTAGTACCGGCCTACAATGAGGGCCGTCAGGTGTTTGATACCCTTAAAAGCCTTGCTGCCAGCAACTATCCCAAGGAAAAAATTCAACTGGTTGCCGTGGATGACGGCAGTGTGGATGACACCTGGGAATGGATTAAACAGGCTAAAAGAACACTTTCATTACCTGTCCTGACCATACGCCAGCCCCGGAACCAGGGCAAGCGCCAGGCCCTTTATGACGGGTTCAAGAAAAGCACAGGCACGGTATTGGTGACAGTGGACAGTGATTCCATGGTAGAGCCCGACACCCTTAGAAATCTGGTGACGCCTTTGGCATTAAATCCCATCGTTGGCGCTGTTGCCGGCAATGTTCGGGTGCTCAACCAGGCTCAGGGTATTATCCCCCGGATGGTGGACATTGTTTTTGTGTTCAGCTTTGATTTCATGCGTGCCAGCCAGAGCATGTTCCGCACAGTAACCTGCACGCCCGGGGCCCTGTCTGCATACCGCAAATCTGCTGTCATGAGTGTGCTTGAAAAATGGCGGAACCAGACTTTCCTTGGGCGGCCCGCCAATATCGGCGAAGACCGCGCAATGACAAATATGATTCTTCGCCAGGGATATGATGTGGTGTTTCAGCAGAACGCCATGGTCTTTACCGAGGTGCCGGTGGCTTATTCCCAGCTTTGCAAAATGTATCTGAGATGGGCCAGAAGCAATGTTCGTGAAACGATTGGCATGACAGCCTTTATTTTTACGCGGTTTCGCCGGGGATCAATGCTTGGGGCGCGGATCAACCTGATTTCCGACGTACTCAAGCTTACCGTGGCCCAGATTTTTTTCTTGATTTCCTGGGGGTTGATTCTGTGGCACCCGGCCATATTTGGGAGCAAGACCATTATCGGCATTGTGCTGGGTTCCAGTCTGTCCGGCACAATCTACGCCTGGAAATTCGGTAAGATCTCTTCAATACTGGCATTTGTCTATGGATTTTTCTTTTTCATCGCCCTGACCTGGATCAAACCCTATGCTCTGATTACTCCTCACCACTCCCGCTGGCTTACACGGGCCTGTCCAAAGGTTAATCCGGACACGGATCTTCATCACCAATTAAGCGCCCGGCAATTGACCTGA
- the uvrA gene encoding excinuclease ABC subunit UvrA has product MKKNTAAAVPQTADNYTADSPTPLHPLEEDSRSKELDRIIVRGAKEHNLKNIDVEIPKKKLVVVTGVSGSGKSSLAFDTIFAEGQRRYVESLSSYARQFIGQMEKPRYETIRGLSPTIAIEQKAASKNPRSTVGTITEIYDYLRVLFARVGTQYCYKCGKKVGRGHAQAMVSQIMDLPDGSKILILAPIVENRKGEHRERLEDLKREGYARVRVDGVVQDLENVQTLARNKKHHIEVVIDRLVVKSQSTFEKRLTDSVESALKLGAGQLIVHMEGREDLKMSEARSCCGIAYPELTPQIFSFNSPLGMCPDCNGIGTLLAIDPDKVVPDPNLSIREGAVVPWKNYFIKKPRFNNENSWGKGQLLAMEEQWGIDFDVPWKKLPKKQRDLLLYGSDSKQMTVNWNSSKIQGSFSRTHEGLVHTLMRRYMNTQSEHQKKYYTNFMTAAGCPSCKGRRLRDEVLHVKISDKSIIDVTEMTVKDAYNFISSLELTGSKKLIAAELLKEIRDRLGFLVNVGLDYLSLDRSGPTLSGGESQRIRLASQVGSELTGVLYILDEPSIGLHQRDNIKLLSTLKHLRDIGNTLLIVEHDQETMEASDWIVDIGPGAGHLGGEIVAQGTPEQIRENPVSLTGQFLSGRETIAVPEKRRTPKTMGNKWITIHGACENNLANITAKIPVGLLTAVTGVSGAGKSTLINQILYPALAVKLHASQMNVGKHKKITGLSHINKVINIDQKPIGRTPRSNPATYTKLFDPIRDLFAMLPESQARGYKKGRYSFNVKGGRCEACHGDGYIKVEMHFLADVFVPCDVCHGKRFNKSTLEIKYKDHSIADVLDQSVIQARDLFDAHPKITRILDTLVDVGLSYIKLGQAATTLSGGEAQRIKLARELARKDTGDTLYILDEPTTGLHFQDIRMLLQVLQRLTHAGNTVVIIEHNLDVIKTADWIMDIGPEGGSGGGRIVSAGPPEDVAKDPDSYTGQYLIPILSASGYNLGW; this is encoded by the coding sequence ATGAAAAAGAATACTGCTGCCGCTGTACCCCAAACAGCCGATAATTATACTGCCGATAGCCCGACCCCACTGCATCCCCTGGAAGAAGATTCCCGGTCCAAGGAACTGGACCGGATCATTGTCCGGGGCGCCAAGGAACACAATCTTAAAAATATTGATGTAGAAATCCCCAAGAAAAAGCTGGTGGTGGTGACGGGTGTGTCCGGGTCGGGCAAGTCCAGCCTGGCTTTTGATACCATTTTTGCCGAAGGCCAGCGCCGGTATGTGGAGTCTTTGTCCTCCTATGCCCGCCAGTTCATCGGGCAGATGGAAAAACCGCGCTACGAAACCATCCGTGGGCTCTCGCCCACCATTGCCATTGAACAGAAGGCCGCTTCCAAAAATCCACGGTCCACCGTGGGTACCATCACTGAAATTTACGACTACCTGCGGGTGCTCTTTGCCCGGGTGGGGACCCAGTATTGCTATAAATGCGGGAAAAAGGTGGGCCGGGGCCATGCCCAGGCCATGGTTTCCCAGATTATGGATCTGCCGGACGGTTCTAAAATCCTGATTCTGGCGCCCATTGTGGAAAACCGCAAGGGCGAGCACCGGGAGCGCCTTGAAGATCTCAAGCGCGAGGGCTATGCAAGGGTCCGGGTGGACGGGGTGGTCCAGGATCTTGAAAATGTCCAGACCCTGGCCCGCAACAAAAAACACCACATTGAAGTGGTCATTGACCGGCTGGTGGTGAAGTCCCAGAGCACGTTTGAAAAACGGCTAACCGATTCCGTGGAATCGGCCCTGAAACTAGGCGCAGGTCAGCTCATTGTCCATATGGAGGGCCGGGAAGACCTGAAAATGAGCGAGGCCCGCTCCTGTTGCGGCATTGCTTACCCCGAACTTACGCCCCAGATTTTTTCCTTTAACTCTCCTTTGGGCATGTGTCCGGACTGCAACGGCATTGGCACCCTTTTGGCTATTGATCCGGATAAGGTGGTGCCGGATCCCAATCTATCCATCCGTGAAGGCGCCGTTGTCCCTTGGAAAAACTATTTCATTAAGAAGCCGCGGTTTAATAATGAAAATTCCTGGGGCAAAGGCCAGCTTCTGGCCATGGAGGAGCAGTGGGGTATTGATTTCGATGTTCCCTGGAAAAAGCTGCCCAAAAAACAGCGGGATCTTCTGCTCTACGGCTCCGACAGTAAACAGATGACCGTGAACTGGAACTCGTCAAAGATCCAGGGCAGTTTTTCCCGGACCCACGAAGGCCTGGTCCACACCCTGATGCGCCGGTACATGAATACCCAGTCGGAACATCAGAAAAAGTATTATACCAATTTCATGACCGCTGCCGGTTGCCCCTCATGTAAAGGGCGGCGGCTGCGGGATGAGGTTTTGCATGTCAAGATCAGTGACAAATCCATTATAGATGTCACTGAGATGACCGTGAAAGATGCCTATAATTTTATCTCTTCCCTTGAGCTGACCGGCAGCAAAAAGCTCATTGCCGCTGAATTGCTCAAGGAGATCCGGGATCGTCTGGGCTTTCTGGTGAACGTCGGCCTGGATTATCTCTCCCTGGACCGGTCCGGTCCTACGCTGTCCGGCGGGGAATCCCAGCGCATCCGTCTGGCTTCCCAGGTGGGGTCTGAATTGACCGGGGTGCTTTATATTCTGGACGAGCCTTCCATCGGTCTTCACCAGAGAGACAACATTAAATTGCTGTCCACGCTGAAGCACCTGCGGGATATCGGTAACACCCTGCTCATTGTGGAGCATGACCAGGAAACCATGGAGGCTTCGGACTGGATCGTGGATATCGGCCCGGGTGCCGGCCACCTGGGTGGTGAAATTGTGGCCCAGGGCACACCTGAACAGATTCGGGAAAACCCGGTTTCCCTCACGGGTCAATTTTTAAGCGGACGTGAGACCATTGCCGTGCCTGAAAAACGGAGAACGCCCAAAACCATGGGAAATAAATGGATCACCATTCATGGGGCATGTGAAAATAATCTGGCCAACATCACAGCCAAAATTCCTGTGGGGCTTTTAACGGCTGTCACCGGCGTGTCCGGGGCCGGTAAATCCACCCTGATCAACCAGATTCTCTATCCAGCCCTGGCCGTAAAACTGCACGCTTCCCAGATGAACGTGGGAAAACATAAAAAGATCACCGGGTTGTCCCACATCAACAAGGTCATCAACATCGATCAGAAACCCATCGGCCGGACCCCGCGCAGCAATCCGGCCACATACACCAAGCTGTTTGATCCCATCCGGGACCTGTTTGCCATGTTGCCCGAATCCCAGGCCAGGGGGTATAAAAAAGGACGGTACTCTTTTAATGTCAAGGGCGGCCGGTGTGAGGCCTGCCATGGGGACGGATACATTAAGGTGGAGATGCACTTTCTGGCCGACGTGTTTGTACCCTGTGACGTATGCCACGGCAAACGGTTCAACAAGTCCACCCTGGAGATTAAATACAAGGATCACTCCATTGCCGATGTGCTGGATCAGTCCGTAATACAGGCCAGGGACCTGTTTGACGCCCATCCCAAGATCACCAGGATTTTGGATACGCTGGTGGATGTGGGACTCTCCTATATCAAACTGGGCCAGGCCGCCACCACCCTGTCCGGCGGCGAAGCCCAGCGGATCAAACTGGCCCGGGAGCTTGCCAGAAAGGACACCGGCGATACCCTTTATATTTTGGACGAGCCCACCACCGGGCTGCACTTTCAGGACATCCGCATGCTGCTGCAGGTGCTCCAGCGCCTCACCCATGCCGGCAACACTGTGGTGATCATTGAGCATAATCTGGATGTGATTAAGACCGCCGATTGGATTATGGACATCGGTCCCGAGGGTGGCAGCGGCGGGGGCCGGATTGTGTCGGCCGGTCCGCCGGAGGATGTGGCCAAAGATCCTGACAGCTACACCGGGCAATATTTAATACCAATACTTAGCGCCAGCGGTTACAATTTGGGTTGGTAA
- a CDS encoding SLC13 family permease, with protein sequence MDIHAWIAVATLVTAMVLFISKLIPLEATALSIPVVLAVTGTVNPSEAALRGFGNSAVISLGAIFVLSAGLKESGVATLMGRMLERFGGKKEWRLILLIMVTTCVLSAIMSNAATVAVFLPAVLVLSRRANISPSRLMMPLGYAAILGGTLTLISTTPNLILGSELERLSGGERSLGMFEFAVLGIPISVIGIVYMALVGTRLLGKSGLDGTPRASSFQERLRKRYNPEKKLFKLTIPLGSELVYTTIEKASLGKRFQIEVVQIARKKGFRKQFIDIQPDLKIYAGDVLFVDGRDEDVQKLAKVHLIPIETATEVELESLRGRGINMAEVLISPHSAFLDRTLIDISFRSVFGLSVLAILRSGKIIEKDVGATPLKLGDALLVYGPVRYIRKLEENNDLVLLDRQQSEEDVRHAPIALLLLAVALLPPILGLYPLAVSALASALLMVATGCVSLRGAKKAIDFRILFLIIGTIPLGDALFQTGVAGKMAANLFPAEMSLGSFYVLGVLFVVSALFSTTSNNAAAAVILAPVAYAAAESSGIDVSKTFLAVAYGASCAFVLPFAHQCNLMTMGPGGYTTKDFIKVGVGLSLVMATTAVVLLAL encoded by the coding sequence ATGGATATCCACGCCTGGATCGCCGTTGCTACGTTGGTTACGGCCATGGTTCTTTTTATCAGCAAACTTATCCCTCTTGAGGCCACTGCTCTTTCGATTCCGGTTGTGCTTGCGGTCACCGGGACCGTCAATCCTTCTGAGGCAGCCCTCCGCGGGTTCGGTAACAGCGCAGTGATTTCCCTGGGAGCCATATTCGTGCTCTCGGCCGGGCTTAAGGAAAGCGGTGTCGCTACGCTGATGGGGAGAATGCTTGAGCGGTTCGGTGGCAAAAAAGAGTGGCGTCTGATTTTGCTGATCATGGTCACGACCTGCGTTCTCTCCGCAATCATGTCAAACGCTGCCACCGTTGCGGTTTTCCTTCCTGCTGTTTTGGTGCTTTCGCGCAGGGCAAACATTTCCCCTTCTCGATTAATGATGCCCTTGGGGTATGCGGCAATTCTCGGCGGCACGCTCACCTTGATCTCGACGACTCCCAACCTCATCCTTGGAAGTGAGCTTGAACGACTTAGCGGCGGCGAAAGATCCCTCGGAATGTTTGAGTTCGCTGTTTTAGGCATTCCCATCTCGGTCATCGGCATCGTCTACATGGCTCTGGTCGGGACCAGATTACTCGGAAAGAGTGGTCTGGACGGCACACCCAGGGCCAGCAGCTTCCAAGAGCGGTTGAGAAAACGGTACAACCCCGAAAAAAAACTTTTCAAATTGACCATTCCATTGGGGTCTGAGTTGGTCTATACCACAATTGAAAAGGCGAGCCTTGGAAAGCGATTCCAGATCGAGGTTGTCCAAATCGCCCGCAAAAAGGGTTTTAGAAAACAATTCATAGACATCCAGCCAGATCTCAAGATTTATGCCGGCGATGTTCTCTTTGTCGATGGAAGGGACGAAGACGTTCAAAAACTTGCCAAAGTGCACTTAATTCCCATTGAGACTGCAACTGAGGTCGAGTTGGAGAGTCTGAGAGGACGGGGGATCAATATGGCTGAGGTCTTAATTTCACCTCATTCTGCCTTTCTCGACAGAACCCTGATCGACATTAGTTTTCGAAGCGTGTTCGGACTATCAGTCCTCGCCATTTTAAGAAGCGGTAAAATTATCGAAAAAGACGTAGGCGCTACCCCATTGAAACTCGGCGATGCCCTGCTCGTATACGGCCCCGTCCGATACATCCGAAAGCTTGAGGAAAATAATGATCTGGTGCTTTTGGATCGGCAACAATCTGAAGAGGATGTCCGACACGCACCTATCGCGCTTCTGCTTCTGGCTGTGGCCCTTTTACCGCCGATTCTCGGATTGTACCCTCTTGCGGTCAGTGCACTGGCCAGTGCGCTTTTAATGGTGGCGACCGGTTGTGTCTCCCTTCGAGGAGCTAAAAAAGCAATTGATTTTCGAATCCTGTTTTTGATTATAGGTACAATTCCTCTCGGTGACGCACTATTCCAGACCGGCGTGGCGGGTAAAATGGCCGCGAATTTGTTCCCGGCGGAGATGAGTTTGGGGTCGTTCTATGTTTTAGGGGTGCTGTTTGTCGTTTCTGCTCTGTTTAGCACGACATCTAATAATGCTGCAGCCGCAGTTATCCTTGCACCGGTTGCTTATGCCGCAGCAGAATCTAGTGGTATTGATGTCAGTAAAACATTTCTTGCTGTGGCCTATGGCGCCAGTTGCGCCTTTGTTCTCCCGTTCGCTCATCAATGTAATTTGATGACCATGGGGCCCGGAGGATACACAACAAAGGATTTCATCAAGGTCGGAGTTGGTCTGTCTTTGGTCATGGCGACGACGGCGGTTGTTCTTCTCGCTCTATAG
- a CDS encoding transposase, whose product MKVNIKTLIDDVQCYETVRELHWPKIRECPFCDSINTIKKGFDDRESAKQRYECKECGKRFDDLTGTIFAGHHQPLKVWILCLYFMGLNLSNNQISKELDLNRGDVHNMAAQLREGVVKKSLR is encoded by the coding sequence ATGAAGGTAAATATCAAGACCCTGATAGATGATGTACAATGCTATGAAACCGTTCGTGAACTGCATTGGCCCAAAATACGTGAGTGTCCGTTTTGTGATTCCATAAATACAATCAAAAAAGGTTTCGATGATAGGGAATCCGCCAAACAGCGTTATGAATGCAAAGAGTGCGGAAAACGCTTCGATGATCTCACCGGGACCATTTTTGCCGGACATCACCAACCCCTTAAAGTGTGGATATTGTGCCTTTATTTCATGGGGTTGAATTTGTCCAACAACCAGATTTCCAAAGAGTTGGACCTTAATCGTGGAGATGTTCACAATATGGCTGCTCAGCTACGCGAAGGCGTGGTAAAAAAAAGCCTCAGATAA
- a CDS encoding IS1595 family transposase: MYIIAGHKGNPEAVSKKGRDGRRNRLKGSRGRGTLEKEKPPIFGMIQRCGQVVIQMLPNVRQATIEPLIKATIQPGTLVYTDEYSIYNRLDEWGYDHESVNHGAGEYARDDDGDGFYEVHVNTMEGFWSLLRSWIRPHRGISQEKLPFYLGFFEFVHNVGKRGKSLLHSLIEVMIK; the protein is encoded by the coding sequence GTGTATATCATTGCAGGGCACAAAGGCAACCCCGAGGCTGTATCAAAAAAAGGCCGAGATGGTCGCCGTAACCGATTAAAGGGTTCTAGAGGGCGTGGTACGCTGGAAAAAGAGAAGCCACCTATTTTCGGGATGATACAACGGTGTGGGCAAGTTGTGATTCAAATGCTCCCCAATGTCCGGCAGGCCACCATTGAGCCTTTGATAAAGGCCACTATACAACCAGGAACATTGGTCTATACCGATGAGTATTCCATTTATAACCGGTTGGATGAATGGGGTTATGACCATGAAAGTGTGAATCATGGAGCCGGTGAATATGCCAGAGACGATGATGGAGACGGGTTTTATGAAGTTCATGTGAATACAATGGAAGGCTTCTGGTCATTACTCCGAAGCTGGATTCGCCCACATCGGGGTATCTCACAGGAAAAACTTCCTTTTTACCTCGGATTTTTTGAGTTCGTTCATAATGTTGGTAAACGAGGGAAATCCCTGCTTCATTCACTTATTGAAGTGATGATCAAGTAA
- a CDS encoding PepSY domain-containing protein, translating into MKKKAASGIFLTVAVLSALGISQVFAGERPPADSKPIVEIIQTLETQGYAPITEISMDDGLWEVEAYKNNEERELRVNPLTGEILSDRRDN; encoded by the coding sequence ATGAAGAAAAAAGCAGCATCAGGGATCTTTTTAACTGTAGCTGTCTTATCTGCACTTGGTATCTCCCAGGTGTTTGCCGGCGAACGACCACCAGCAGATTCTAAGCCCATAGTTGAAATCATCCAAACATTAGAAACTCAGGGCTATGCTCCAATAACAGAAATATCAATGGATGATGGGCTTTGGGAGGTTGAAGCCTACAAAAATAACGAGGAGCGTGAACTAAGGGTTAATCCGTTAACTGGCGAGATACTTTCGGATCGAAGAGATAACTGA
- a CDS encoding pyrimidine dimer DNA glycosylase/endonuclease V, which translates to MRIWDLHPGYLNRRSLLGEHRELHGMASIIVNGKKGYWSEQLGRK; encoded by the coding sequence ATGAGGATCTGGGACCTTCATCCAGGATACCTGAACCGCCGGAGTCTTTTAGGCGAACACCGGGAGCTTCACGGTATGGCATCCATTATTGTCAACGGGAAAAAAGGCTATTGGAGTGAACAATTGGGCCGTAAATAG
- the nfo gene encoding deoxyribonuclease IV codes for MKYIGAHVSATGGVENAPINAQKIGASCFALFTKNQRQWQAKPLSDKNINDFKANCSALGFGSGQILAHDSYLINLGHPEDAALEKSRLAFVDEMQRCHQLGIAMLNFHPGSTLKKVSMDECLATIAQSINFSLQKVPDVIAVIENTAGQGRNVGFAFEQIKTIIDRVEDQSRIGVCIDTCHAFAAGYDFVSREGYEKTWDLFDAIIGFGKLRGMHLNDAKKQINSRVDRHESIGKGQLGLTAFRHIMEDKRLDNIPMILETPDNNIWAKEISLLKSLIKP; via the coding sequence TTGAAATATATAGGCGCCCATGTGAGTGCTACAGGCGGCGTTGAAAACGCGCCAATCAATGCCCAAAAAATAGGCGCATCCTGTTTTGCTCTTTTCACAAAAAATCAGCGGCAGTGGCAGGCCAAGCCCTTATCAGACAAAAACATAAATGATTTTAAAGCAAACTGCAGCGCTTTGGGTTTCGGGTCCGGTCAGATTCTTGCTCACGACTCCTATCTCATCAACCTGGGGCATCCGGAAGACGCCGCCTTGGAAAAATCAAGACTTGCGTTCGTAGATGAAATGCAGCGATGTCATCAACTTGGCATTGCCATGCTTAATTTCCACCCGGGATCAACCTTAAAAAAGGTCAGCATGGATGAGTGTCTGGCAACCATTGCCCAATCCATTAACTTTTCCCTTCAAAAGGTGCCGGACGTTATCGCCGTGATTGAAAATACCGCAGGCCAAGGGAGAAATGTGGGATTTGCCTTTGAGCAGATAAAAACCATTATTGACCGGGTGGAAGATCAATCCCGCATCGGGGTGTGTATTGATACCTGTCACGCCTTTGCTGCCGGTTATGATTTTGTGTCCCGGGAAGGGTATGAAAAAACCTGGGACCTGTTTGACGCAATTATCGGCTTTGGAAAATTAAGGGGCATGCACCTGAATGATGCCAAAAAGCAGATTAATTCCAGGGTGGACCGGCATGAAAGCATTGGAAAGGGACAACTTGGCCTTACAGCTTTCCGGCACATCATGGAAGACAAACGCCTGGATAATATTCCCATGATTCTTGAAACACCGGACAATAACATATGGGCCAAAGAAATTTCCCTGTTAAAATCGCTGATCAAACCGTAA